A window of Rhinolophus ferrumequinum isolate MPI-CBG mRhiFer1 chromosome X, mRhiFer1_v1.p, whole genome shotgun sequence contains these coding sequences:
- the TIMM8A gene encoding mitochondrial import inner membrane translocase subunit Tim8 A has product MDSSSSSSAAGLGSVDPQLQHFIEVETQKQRFQQLVHQMTELCWEKCMDKPGPKLDSRAEACFVNCVERFIDTSQFILNRLEQTQKSKPVFSESLSD; this is encoded by the exons ATGGATTCCTCCTCGTCTTCTTCCGCGGCGGGTTTGGGCTCTGTGGACCCGCAACTGCAGCATTTCATCGAGGTGGAGACTCAGAAACAGCGCTTCCAGCAGCTGGTGCACCAGATGACGGAACTTTGTTGG GAGAAGTGCATGGACAAGCCTGGGCCAAAGTTGGACAGTCGGGCTGAGGCCTGTTTTGTGAACTGCGTTGAACGCTTCATTGATACAAGCCAATTCATCTTGAATCGACTGGAACAGACCCAGAAATCCAAGCCAGTTTTCTCAGAAAGCCTTTCTGACTGA